One genomic region from Deinococcus detaillensis encodes:
- a CDS encoding PepSY domain-containing protein, which produces MNKPTKNALLSLTVLTALAALLAGYAFAQTASSPSKTMTLAQAAQPTKPEMADTETNDGPDTQEATIKGSIALPAEAAGAEVPDAQEQSQYQALAKISAAQASAAAQAKVPGAVNSVTLEDQDGFLVYAVKIGNMEVMVDAGNGQVLGQSAADTEDTGMESGSETSD; this is translated from the coding sequence ATGAACAAGCCAACCAAGAACGCCCTGCTGTCCCTCACCGTCTTGACCGCCCTCGCCGCGCTGCTGGCCGGATACGCTTTCGCCCAGACTGCAAGCAGTCCCTCCAAGACGATGACCCTTGCCCAAGCTGCCCAGCCCACCAAACCTGAAATGGCCGACACCGAAACCAACGACGGCCCTGACACCCAAGAAGCCACCATCAAAGGCAGTATTGCCCTGCCCGCCGAGGCCGCTGGAGCCGAAGTGCCGGACGCTCAGGAGCAAAGCCAGTATCAAGCTCTCGCCAAGATCAGTGCCGCGCAGGCCAGCGCTGCCGCGCAGGCCAAAGTACCCGGCGCAGTCAACAGCGTGACGCTCGAAGACCAAGACGGTTTCTTGGTGTACGCAGTTAAGATTGGCAACATGGAAGTCATGGTGGACGCCGGCAACGGCCAAGTGTTAGGTCAAAGTGCCGCTGATACTGAAGACACCGGAATGGAGAGCGGCAGCGAAACCAGCGACTAA